Proteins found in one Siniperca chuatsi isolate FFG_IHB_CAS linkage group LG22, ASM2008510v1, whole genome shotgun sequence genomic segment:
- the mark2b gene encoding serine/threonine-protein kinase MARK2 isoform X5, whose product MSTRIPLVQVIENSTGQESKSSGRSSMPRCRNSVSTTTSDDQPHIGNYRLLKTIGKGNFAKVKLARHVLTGKEVAVKIIDKTQLNSSSLQKLFREVRIMKMLNHPNIVKLFEVIETEKTLYLVMEYASGGEVFDYLVAHGRMKEKEARAKFRQIVSAVQYCHQKCIVHRDLKAENLLLDADMNIKIADFGFSNEFTLGNKLDTFCGSPPYAAPELFQGKKYDGPEVDVWSLGVILYTLVSGSLPFDGQNLKELRERVLRGKYRIPFYMSTDCENLLKKFLILNPSKRGSLEQQIMRDRWMNVGHEEEELKPYIEPQPDYKDPRRTDIMLQMGFSQEEIQDSLVNQKYNDVMAAYLLLDYRNSELDEGGIKPRPGSDVSNINAPSPPHKVQRSVSSNQKPQNRRATDQGSSYSKRGGQADNRTAGEDSGRKGSSGSSTTKVPASPLSTSDRKKSATPSTNSILSTGTGRSRNSPLTERATLGQGIQNGKDSLNTPGSRASTASAAAVLSSSSSRPRHHKSLSSSNHPCPSDLHAPRPSAPPQRAPGASPSAHNISSAAVSDRPNFSRGVGIRSTFHAGQQRGARDQQGSAYPGGPASPSLSHGNSQARRTHGATGIFSKFTSKFVRSPYEGEGRDEGSRSMLSSTVDKSEKTSGGVLSSSSNNDENNSSPGSGNTGGTGTPPAIGGQKDSAKPRSLRFTWSMKTTSSMEPMEMMREIRKVLDSNSCEYELRERYMLLCVSGNPARDDFVQWEMEVCKLPRLSLNGVRFKRISGTSIAFKNIASKIANELKL is encoded by the exons GAATCCAAGTCATCTGGCCGCTCCAGCATGCCGCGATGTCGGAATTCCGTCTCCACGACCACATCAGATGACCAGCCGCACATTGGTAACTATCGGTTGCTAAAAACCATCGGCAAAGGCAACTTCGCCAAGGTCAAACTGGCACGACACGTCCTCACCGGAAAAGAG GTGGCTGTAAAGATCATTGATAAGACACAGCTCAACTCATCTAGTTTGCAAAAG CTCTTTCGGGAGGTGAGGATCATGAAGATGTTGAATCACCCCAACATAG TCAAGCTCTTTGAGGtgatagagacagagaagacTTTGTACCTGGTAATGGAGTATGCTAGTGGAG GAGAGGTCTTTGATTACTTGGTGGCCCATGGCAGGATGAAGGAGAAAGAAGCCCGTGCCAAATTCAgacag ATTGTGTCAGCGGTGCAGTATTGCCATCAGAAGTGTATAGTACACAGAGACCTCAAG GCAGAGAACCTGCTGCTGGACGCAGACATGAACATCAAGATAGCAGACTTTGGCTTCAGTAATGAGTTCACTCTGGGGAACAAGCTGGACACGTTCTGTGGCTCCCCGCCCTACGCTGCCCCGGAGCTCTTCCAGGGCAAGAAGTACGATGGGCCTGAGGTGGATGTCTGGAGCCTGGGGGTGATCCTCTATACGCTGGTCAGCGGCTCACTGCCCTTCGATGGACAGAACCTCAAG GAACTGAGAGAGCGCGTGCTGCGTGGTAAATACAGGATTCCTTTCTACATGTCCACAGACTGCGAGAACTTGCTGAAAAAGTTCCTCATCCTGAACCCCTCCAAAAGAGGCAGCCTCGAG CAGCAGATAATGAGGGACCGGTGGATGAATGTGGGCCACGAGGAGGAGGAACTCAAACCCTACATTGAACCCCAGCCAGATTATAAGGACCCCAGGAGGACAG acatCATGCTGCAGATGGGATTCTCTCAGGAGGAGATCCAGGACTCGCTGGTGAACCAGAAGTACAATGATGTGATGGCTGCATACCTGCTACTGGACTACAGGAACTCTGAG ctgGATGAAGGTGGCATCAAGCCTCGGCCAGGAAGTGATGTAAGCAACATAAACGCCCCCTCCCCGCCTCACAAG GTACAGCGCAGTGTGTCGTCCAACCAGAAGCCTCAGAACCGCAGAGCCACCGACCAGG GCTCCTCCTACTCTAAGAGGGGAGGTCAAGCAGACAACCGGACTGCAGGGGAGGATTCTGGGAGGAAAGGTTCATCAGGCAGCTCTACTACCAAGGTGCCGGCCAGCCCCTTGTCCACCTCTGACCGGAAGAAGAGCGCCACGCCCTCCACC AATAGCATCCTGTCCACCGGTACTGGTCGCAGTCGGAACTCTCCTCTGACTGAGAGAGCCACGCTGGGCCAGGGCATCCAGAACGGCAAGGacag cCTAAACACTCCGGGCTCCCGCGCCTCCACTGCCTCGGCTGCTGccgtcctctcctcctcctcctcgcgtCCCCGCCACCACAAGTCCCTGTCCTCCTCCAATCATCCATGCCCCTCTGACCTGCACGCACCACGGCCCAG TGCCCCACCTCAGCGGGCGCCCGGCGCCTCCCCATCTGCCCACAACATCAGCAGCGCTGCCGTGTCAGACCGTCCCAACTTCTCCCGGGGGGTGGGCATCCGCAGCACATTCCATGCAGGCCAGCAGCGGGGTGCCCGGGACCAGCAGGGCTCCGCCTACCCCGGCGGGCCCGCGTCCCCGTCACTATCACATGGCAACAGCCAGGCCCGGAGGACACATGGCGCCACAGGGATTTTCAGCAAGTTCACATCTAAGTTTGTACGCAG TCCGTATGAGGGAGAGGGTCGGGATGAGGGGAGCAG GTCCATGCTAAGCAGTACAGTGGACAAGTCAGAGAAGACATCTGGTGgtgttctctcctcctcttctaacAACGATGAGAACAACTCCTCACCAGGATCTGGTAACACTG GTGGCACCGGCACCCCTCCGGCAATCGGGGGCCAGAAGGACTCGGCCAAGCCACGCTCGCTTCGCTTCACCTGGTCCATGAAGACCACGTCGTCCATGGAGCCCATGGAGATGATGCGCGAGATCCGCAAGGTGCTCGATTCCAACAGCTGCGAGTACGAGCTTCGCGAGCGCTACATGCTGCTGTGCGTGTCGGGGAACCCGGCCCGCGACGACTTCGTCCAGTGGGAGATGGAGGTGTGCAAGCTCCCGCGGCTCTCCCTCAACGGCGTGCGCTTCAAACGGATCTCGGGCACGTCCATCGCCTTCAAGAACATTGCCTCAAAGATTGCCAACGAGCTCAAACTGTGA
- the mark2b gene encoding serine/threonine-protein kinase MARK2 isoform X10 codes for MSTRIPLVQVIENSTGQESKSSGRSSMPRCRNSVSTTTSDDQPHIGNYRLLKTIGKGNFAKVKLARHVLTGKEVAVKIIDKTQLNSSSLQKLFREVRIMKMLNHPNIVKLFEVIETEKTLYLVMEYASGGEVFDYLVAHGRMKEKEARAKFRQIVSAVQYCHQKCIVHRDLKAENLLLDADMNIKIADFGFSNEFTLGNKLDTFCGSPPYAAPELFQGKKYDGPEVDVWSLGVILYTLVSGSLPFDGQNLKELRERVLRGKYRIPFYMSTDCENLLKKFLILNPSKRGSLEQQIMRDRWMNVGHEEEELKPYIEPQPDYKDPRRTDIMLQMGFSQEEIQDSLVNQKYNDVMAAYLLLDYRNSELDEGGIKPRPGSDVSNINAPSPPHKVQRSVSSNQKPQNRRATDQGSSYSKRGGQADNRTAGEDSGRKGSSGSSTTKVPASPLSTSDRKKSATPSTNSILSTGTGRSRNSPLTERATLGQGIQNGKDSAPPQRAPGASPSAHNISSAAVSDRPNFSRGVGIRSTFHAGQQRGARDQQGSAYPGGPASPSLSHGNSQARRTHGATGIFSKFTSKFVRRNLSFRFPRRSPYEGEGRDEGSRSMLSSTVDKSEKTSGGVLSSSSNNDENNSSPGSGNTGGTGTPPAIGGQKDSAKPRSLRFTWSMKTTSSMEPMEMMREIRKVLDSNSCEYELRERYMLLCVSGNPARDDFVQWEMEVCKLPRLSLNGVRFKRISGTSIAFKNIASKIANELKL; via the exons GAATCCAAGTCATCTGGCCGCTCCAGCATGCCGCGATGTCGGAATTCCGTCTCCACGACCACATCAGATGACCAGCCGCACATTGGTAACTATCGGTTGCTAAAAACCATCGGCAAAGGCAACTTCGCCAAGGTCAAACTGGCACGACACGTCCTCACCGGAAAAGAG GTGGCTGTAAAGATCATTGATAAGACACAGCTCAACTCATCTAGTTTGCAAAAG CTCTTTCGGGAGGTGAGGATCATGAAGATGTTGAATCACCCCAACATAG TCAAGCTCTTTGAGGtgatagagacagagaagacTTTGTACCTGGTAATGGAGTATGCTAGTGGAG GAGAGGTCTTTGATTACTTGGTGGCCCATGGCAGGATGAAGGAGAAAGAAGCCCGTGCCAAATTCAgacag ATTGTGTCAGCGGTGCAGTATTGCCATCAGAAGTGTATAGTACACAGAGACCTCAAG GCAGAGAACCTGCTGCTGGACGCAGACATGAACATCAAGATAGCAGACTTTGGCTTCAGTAATGAGTTCACTCTGGGGAACAAGCTGGACACGTTCTGTGGCTCCCCGCCCTACGCTGCCCCGGAGCTCTTCCAGGGCAAGAAGTACGATGGGCCTGAGGTGGATGTCTGGAGCCTGGGGGTGATCCTCTATACGCTGGTCAGCGGCTCACTGCCCTTCGATGGACAGAACCTCAAG GAACTGAGAGAGCGCGTGCTGCGTGGTAAATACAGGATTCCTTTCTACATGTCCACAGACTGCGAGAACTTGCTGAAAAAGTTCCTCATCCTGAACCCCTCCAAAAGAGGCAGCCTCGAG CAGCAGATAATGAGGGACCGGTGGATGAATGTGGGCCACGAGGAGGAGGAACTCAAACCCTACATTGAACCCCAGCCAGATTATAAGGACCCCAGGAGGACAG acatCATGCTGCAGATGGGATTCTCTCAGGAGGAGATCCAGGACTCGCTGGTGAACCAGAAGTACAATGATGTGATGGCTGCATACCTGCTACTGGACTACAGGAACTCTGAG ctgGATGAAGGTGGCATCAAGCCTCGGCCAGGAAGTGATGTAAGCAACATAAACGCCCCCTCCCCGCCTCACAAG GTACAGCGCAGTGTGTCGTCCAACCAGAAGCCTCAGAACCGCAGAGCCACCGACCAGG GCTCCTCCTACTCTAAGAGGGGAGGTCAAGCAGACAACCGGACTGCAGGGGAGGATTCTGGGAGGAAAGGTTCATCAGGCAGCTCTACTACCAAGGTGCCGGCCAGCCCCTTGTCCACCTCTGACCGGAAGAAGAGCGCCACGCCCTCCACC AATAGCATCCTGTCCACCGGTACTGGTCGCAGTCGGAACTCTCCTCTGACTGAGAGAGCCACGCTGGGCCAGGGCATCCAGAACGGCAAGGacag TGCCCCACCTCAGCGGGCGCCCGGCGCCTCCCCATCTGCCCACAACATCAGCAGCGCTGCCGTGTCAGACCGTCCCAACTTCTCCCGGGGGGTGGGCATCCGCAGCACATTCCATGCAGGCCAGCAGCGGGGTGCCCGGGACCAGCAGGGCTCCGCCTACCCCGGCGGGCCCGCGTCCCCGTCACTATCACATGGCAACAGCCAGGCCCGGAGGACACATGGCGCCACAGGGATTTTCAGCAAGTTCACATCTAAGTTTGTACGCAG aaatCTCTCGTTCAGGTTTCCGAGAAG GAGTCCGTATGAGGGAGAGGGTCGGGATGAGGGGAGCAG GTCCATGCTAAGCAGTACAGTGGACAAGTCAGAGAAGACATCTGGTGgtgttctctcctcctcttctaacAACGATGAGAACAACTCCTCACCAGGATCTGGTAACACTG GTGGCACCGGCACCCCTCCGGCAATCGGGGGCCAGAAGGACTCGGCCAAGCCACGCTCGCTTCGCTTCACCTGGTCCATGAAGACCACGTCGTCCATGGAGCCCATGGAGATGATGCGCGAGATCCGCAAGGTGCTCGATTCCAACAGCTGCGAGTACGAGCTTCGCGAGCGCTACATGCTGCTGTGCGTGTCGGGGAACCCGGCCCGCGACGACTTCGTCCAGTGGGAGATGGAGGTGTGCAAGCTCCCGCGGCTCTCCCTCAACGGCGTGCGCTTCAAACGGATCTCGGGCACGTCCATCGCCTTCAAGAACATTGCCTCAAAGATTGCCAACGAGCTCAAACTGTGA
- the mark2b gene encoding serine/threonine-protein kinase MARK2 isoform X11 — protein MSTRIPLVQVIENSTGQESKSSGRSSMPRCRNSVSTTTSDDQPHIGNYRLLKTIGKGNFAKVKLARHVLTGKEVAVKIIDKTQLNSSSLQKLFREVRIMKMLNHPNIVKLFEVIETEKTLYLVMEYASGGEVFDYLVAHGRMKEKEARAKFRQIVSAVQYCHQKCIVHRDLKAENLLLDADMNIKIADFGFSNEFTLGNKLDTFCGSPPYAAPELFQGKKYDGPEVDVWSLGVILYTLVSGSLPFDGQNLKELRERVLRGKYRIPFYMSTDCENLLKKFLILNPSKRGSLEQQIMRDRWMNVGHEEEELKPYIEPQPDYKDPRRTDIMLQMGFSQEEIQDSLVNQKYNDVMAAYLLLDYRNSELDEGGIKPRPGSDVSNINAPSPPHKVQRSVSSNQKPQNRRATDQGSSYSKRGGQADNRTAGEDSGRKGSSGSSTTKVPASPLSTSDRKKSATPSTNSILSTGTGRSRNSPLTERATLGQGIQNGKDSAPPQRAPGASPSAHNISSAAVSDRPNFSRGVGIRSTFHAGQQRGARDQQGSAYPGGPASPSLSHGNSQARRTHGATGIFSKFTSKFVRRNLSFRFPRSPYEGEGRDEGSRSMLSSTVDKSEKTSGGVLSSSSNNDENNSSPGSGNTGGTGTPPAIGGQKDSAKPRSLRFTWSMKTTSSMEPMEMMREIRKVLDSNSCEYELRERYMLLCVSGNPARDDFVQWEMEVCKLPRLSLNGVRFKRISGTSIAFKNIASKIANELKL, from the exons GAATCCAAGTCATCTGGCCGCTCCAGCATGCCGCGATGTCGGAATTCCGTCTCCACGACCACATCAGATGACCAGCCGCACATTGGTAACTATCGGTTGCTAAAAACCATCGGCAAAGGCAACTTCGCCAAGGTCAAACTGGCACGACACGTCCTCACCGGAAAAGAG GTGGCTGTAAAGATCATTGATAAGACACAGCTCAACTCATCTAGTTTGCAAAAG CTCTTTCGGGAGGTGAGGATCATGAAGATGTTGAATCACCCCAACATAG TCAAGCTCTTTGAGGtgatagagacagagaagacTTTGTACCTGGTAATGGAGTATGCTAGTGGAG GAGAGGTCTTTGATTACTTGGTGGCCCATGGCAGGATGAAGGAGAAAGAAGCCCGTGCCAAATTCAgacag ATTGTGTCAGCGGTGCAGTATTGCCATCAGAAGTGTATAGTACACAGAGACCTCAAG GCAGAGAACCTGCTGCTGGACGCAGACATGAACATCAAGATAGCAGACTTTGGCTTCAGTAATGAGTTCACTCTGGGGAACAAGCTGGACACGTTCTGTGGCTCCCCGCCCTACGCTGCCCCGGAGCTCTTCCAGGGCAAGAAGTACGATGGGCCTGAGGTGGATGTCTGGAGCCTGGGGGTGATCCTCTATACGCTGGTCAGCGGCTCACTGCCCTTCGATGGACAGAACCTCAAG GAACTGAGAGAGCGCGTGCTGCGTGGTAAATACAGGATTCCTTTCTACATGTCCACAGACTGCGAGAACTTGCTGAAAAAGTTCCTCATCCTGAACCCCTCCAAAAGAGGCAGCCTCGAG CAGCAGATAATGAGGGACCGGTGGATGAATGTGGGCCACGAGGAGGAGGAACTCAAACCCTACATTGAACCCCAGCCAGATTATAAGGACCCCAGGAGGACAG acatCATGCTGCAGATGGGATTCTCTCAGGAGGAGATCCAGGACTCGCTGGTGAACCAGAAGTACAATGATGTGATGGCTGCATACCTGCTACTGGACTACAGGAACTCTGAG ctgGATGAAGGTGGCATCAAGCCTCGGCCAGGAAGTGATGTAAGCAACATAAACGCCCCCTCCCCGCCTCACAAG GTACAGCGCAGTGTGTCGTCCAACCAGAAGCCTCAGAACCGCAGAGCCACCGACCAGG GCTCCTCCTACTCTAAGAGGGGAGGTCAAGCAGACAACCGGACTGCAGGGGAGGATTCTGGGAGGAAAGGTTCATCAGGCAGCTCTACTACCAAGGTGCCGGCCAGCCCCTTGTCCACCTCTGACCGGAAGAAGAGCGCCACGCCCTCCACC AATAGCATCCTGTCCACCGGTACTGGTCGCAGTCGGAACTCTCCTCTGACTGAGAGAGCCACGCTGGGCCAGGGCATCCAGAACGGCAAGGacag TGCCCCACCTCAGCGGGCGCCCGGCGCCTCCCCATCTGCCCACAACATCAGCAGCGCTGCCGTGTCAGACCGTCCCAACTTCTCCCGGGGGGTGGGCATCCGCAGCACATTCCATGCAGGCCAGCAGCGGGGTGCCCGGGACCAGCAGGGCTCCGCCTACCCCGGCGGGCCCGCGTCCCCGTCACTATCACATGGCAACAGCCAGGCCCGGAGGACACATGGCGCCACAGGGATTTTCAGCAAGTTCACATCTAAGTTTGTACGCAG aaatCTCTCGTTCAGGTTTCCGAGAAG TCCGTATGAGGGAGAGGGTCGGGATGAGGGGAGCAG GTCCATGCTAAGCAGTACAGTGGACAAGTCAGAGAAGACATCTGGTGgtgttctctcctcctcttctaacAACGATGAGAACAACTCCTCACCAGGATCTGGTAACACTG GTGGCACCGGCACCCCTCCGGCAATCGGGGGCCAGAAGGACTCGGCCAAGCCACGCTCGCTTCGCTTCACCTGGTCCATGAAGACCACGTCGTCCATGGAGCCCATGGAGATGATGCGCGAGATCCGCAAGGTGCTCGATTCCAACAGCTGCGAGTACGAGCTTCGCGAGCGCTACATGCTGCTGTGCGTGTCGGGGAACCCGGCCCGCGACGACTTCGTCCAGTGGGAGATGGAGGTGTGCAAGCTCCCGCGGCTCTCCCTCAACGGCGTGCGCTTCAAACGGATCTCGGGCACGTCCATCGCCTTCAAGAACATTGCCTCAAAGATTGCCAACGAGCTCAAACTGTGA
- the mark2b gene encoding serine/threonine-protein kinase MARK2 isoform X9 produces the protein MSTRIPLVQVIENSTGQESKSSGRSSMPRCRNSVSTTTSDDQPHIGNYRLLKTIGKGNFAKVKLARHVLTGKEVAVKIIDKTQLNSSSLQKLFREVRIMKMLNHPNIVKLFEVIETEKTLYLVMEYASGGEVFDYLVAHGRMKEKEARAKFRQIVSAVQYCHQKCIVHRDLKAENLLLDADMNIKIADFGFSNEFTLGNKLDTFCGSPPYAAPELFQGKKYDGPEVDVWSLGVILYTLVSGSLPFDGQNLKELRERVLRGKYRIPFYMSTDCENLLKKFLILNPSKRGSLEQQIMRDRWMNVGHEEEELKPYIEPQPDYKDPRRTDIMLQMGFSQEEIQDSLVNQKYNDVMAAYLLLDYRNSELDEGGIKPRPGSDVSNINAPSPPHKVQRSVSSNQKPQNRRATDQGSSYSKRGGQADNRTAGEDSGRKGSSGSSTTKVPASPLSTSDRKKSATPSTNSILSTGTGRSRNSPLTERATLGQGIQNGKDSLNTPGSRASTASAAAVLSSSSSRPRHHKSLSSSNHPCPSDLHAPRPSAPPQRAPGASPSAHNISSAAVSDRPNFSRGVGIRSTFHAGQQRGARDQQGSAYPGGPASPSLSHGNSQARRTHGATGIFSKFTSKFVRRSMLSSTVDKSEKTSGGVLSSSSNNDENNSSPGSGNTGGTGTPPAIGGQKDSAKPRSLRFTWSMKTTSSMEPMEMMREIRKVLDSNSCEYELRERYMLLCVSGNPARDDFVQWEMEVCKLPRLSLNGVRFKRISGTSIAFKNIASKIANELKL, from the exons GAATCCAAGTCATCTGGCCGCTCCAGCATGCCGCGATGTCGGAATTCCGTCTCCACGACCACATCAGATGACCAGCCGCACATTGGTAACTATCGGTTGCTAAAAACCATCGGCAAAGGCAACTTCGCCAAGGTCAAACTGGCACGACACGTCCTCACCGGAAAAGAG GTGGCTGTAAAGATCATTGATAAGACACAGCTCAACTCATCTAGTTTGCAAAAG CTCTTTCGGGAGGTGAGGATCATGAAGATGTTGAATCACCCCAACATAG TCAAGCTCTTTGAGGtgatagagacagagaagacTTTGTACCTGGTAATGGAGTATGCTAGTGGAG GAGAGGTCTTTGATTACTTGGTGGCCCATGGCAGGATGAAGGAGAAAGAAGCCCGTGCCAAATTCAgacag ATTGTGTCAGCGGTGCAGTATTGCCATCAGAAGTGTATAGTACACAGAGACCTCAAG GCAGAGAACCTGCTGCTGGACGCAGACATGAACATCAAGATAGCAGACTTTGGCTTCAGTAATGAGTTCACTCTGGGGAACAAGCTGGACACGTTCTGTGGCTCCCCGCCCTACGCTGCCCCGGAGCTCTTCCAGGGCAAGAAGTACGATGGGCCTGAGGTGGATGTCTGGAGCCTGGGGGTGATCCTCTATACGCTGGTCAGCGGCTCACTGCCCTTCGATGGACAGAACCTCAAG GAACTGAGAGAGCGCGTGCTGCGTGGTAAATACAGGATTCCTTTCTACATGTCCACAGACTGCGAGAACTTGCTGAAAAAGTTCCTCATCCTGAACCCCTCCAAAAGAGGCAGCCTCGAG CAGCAGATAATGAGGGACCGGTGGATGAATGTGGGCCACGAGGAGGAGGAACTCAAACCCTACATTGAACCCCAGCCAGATTATAAGGACCCCAGGAGGACAG acatCATGCTGCAGATGGGATTCTCTCAGGAGGAGATCCAGGACTCGCTGGTGAACCAGAAGTACAATGATGTGATGGCTGCATACCTGCTACTGGACTACAGGAACTCTGAG ctgGATGAAGGTGGCATCAAGCCTCGGCCAGGAAGTGATGTAAGCAACATAAACGCCCCCTCCCCGCCTCACAAG GTACAGCGCAGTGTGTCGTCCAACCAGAAGCCTCAGAACCGCAGAGCCACCGACCAGG GCTCCTCCTACTCTAAGAGGGGAGGTCAAGCAGACAACCGGACTGCAGGGGAGGATTCTGGGAGGAAAGGTTCATCAGGCAGCTCTACTACCAAGGTGCCGGCCAGCCCCTTGTCCACCTCTGACCGGAAGAAGAGCGCCACGCCCTCCACC AATAGCATCCTGTCCACCGGTACTGGTCGCAGTCGGAACTCTCCTCTGACTGAGAGAGCCACGCTGGGCCAGGGCATCCAGAACGGCAAGGacag cCTAAACACTCCGGGCTCCCGCGCCTCCACTGCCTCGGCTGCTGccgtcctctcctcctcctcctcgcgtCCCCGCCACCACAAGTCCCTGTCCTCCTCCAATCATCCATGCCCCTCTGACCTGCACGCACCACGGCCCAG TGCCCCACCTCAGCGGGCGCCCGGCGCCTCCCCATCTGCCCACAACATCAGCAGCGCTGCCGTGTCAGACCGTCCCAACTTCTCCCGGGGGGTGGGCATCCGCAGCACATTCCATGCAGGCCAGCAGCGGGGTGCCCGGGACCAGCAGGGCTCCGCCTACCCCGGCGGGCCCGCGTCCCCGTCACTATCACATGGCAACAGCCAGGCCCGGAGGACACATGGCGCCACAGGGATTTTCAGCAAGTTCACATCTAAGTTTGTACGCAG GTCCATGCTAAGCAGTACAGTGGACAAGTCAGAGAAGACATCTGGTGgtgttctctcctcctcttctaacAACGATGAGAACAACTCCTCACCAGGATCTGGTAACACTG GTGGCACCGGCACCCCTCCGGCAATCGGGGGCCAGAAGGACTCGGCCAAGCCACGCTCGCTTCGCTTCACCTGGTCCATGAAGACCACGTCGTCCATGGAGCCCATGGAGATGATGCGCGAGATCCGCAAGGTGCTCGATTCCAACAGCTGCGAGTACGAGCTTCGCGAGCGCTACATGCTGCTGTGCGTGTCGGGGAACCCGGCCCGCGACGACTTCGTCCAGTGGGAGATGGAGGTGTGCAAGCTCCCGCGGCTCTCCCTCAACGGCGTGCGCTTCAAACGGATCTCGGGCACGTCCATCGCCTTCAAGAACATTGCCTCAAAGATTGCCAACGAGCTCAAACTGTGA